The stretch of DNA CGAAAGTAGCGGGCGCTATGGAAATTCTACGCAAGAAACACCCTAAGTTAGCCGCTGAGGGTCCCTTGCAATATGACGCAGCGGTGGATGCAGAAGTCGCCGCGAAGAAAATGCCTGATTCCAAAGTGGCTGGCAAAGCGAATGTGTTAATTTTTCCCGACTTGAATACAGGGAATAACACTTACAAGGCAGTACAGAGGGAAAGTGGAGCATTGGCAATTGGCCCCGTATTATTGGGGTTGAACAAACCTATTAATGATTTAAGCAGAGGATGCACACCCCAGGATGTGATCAATACGATTCTGGTTACAGCACTTCAGGTCAACCGGGAAAAACTATGAATATTCTTTCTATTAATGCGGGCAGCTCTTCTATTAAATACAAGGCCTATACGTTTACCAGCAAAGGGCACAAGCTTTTGCTAAGCGGTTTGATTGAAGGAATTGGCGAATCAAGTGCCAGCTGGCATCACCACTTTAAAAACAGCTCTGTTTCCCAGGAGCAATTAGCCAATCATGCCGAGGCGTTTTCACTGTTGTCTACCCGCTTGAAATCAGATCTCGCCCATCATCCCCTCACGCGGATTGGTCATCGGGTTGTACATGGAGGTACTGATTTGTTTGAACCTACTGTCATTACTCCGCAAACGCTCCAGCAAATTAAAGAATTAAGTTTTCTTGCGCCGATACATAATCCTGTTAATGTTATTGGAATTGAACTGGCGCAGCAGAATTTTCCGGACGCTGTGCATGTCGCTGTTTTTGATACCGGGTTTCATCATCAGATGCCTGATCATGTCTACAATTACCCAATTGACATGGAAGTAAGCAAGCAATTTAAAATCAGACGTTACGGTTTTCATGGCATTAATCATGAATATGTTGCCAGACGCGCCGCCCAGTTCCTCGATAAACCTTTGAACGCCTGTAATTTCATCAGCTTGCATCTGGGAAATGGAGCCAGTGCATGCCTAATCAAACGAGGAATGTCCGCAGATACTACAATGGGATTAACACCACTGGCTGGCCTGGTTATGGGAACGCGTTGCGGCGATATTGACCCGGCAATTCCACTCTATTTAATAGATAAAGGCCTAAGCCCCAAAGAGGTAGATCATCTGTTAAACAAAAAAAGCGGACTTTATGGCATTGGCGGGGATAATGACATGCGCAATTTATCTTCTCGATTCACAAAAGGCGATTCGAAGGCAAAGCTGGCCATTCATATGTATGTTTATACCATTCAAAAAGTAATAGGCTCTTATCTCAGCCAAATAGAACAACTCGACGCACTTATCTTTACAGGCGGAGTTGGTGAAAATGCCGTTCAAATTCGTAAAATGATTCTAAGCCCGCTAAAACATTTTAATTTTTTTATCGATGAGGAAAAAAATTCCGAGAAGATAGACAACTGCGATAACATCTCGGATGTAGGTCATAACATACTGGTGATACGCGGGGATGAGGAAGCGATGATTGCAGAGAAAGTGTTTGGACTGAAATAAATCAGTTCCGAGGAATTTCACAAGTCCTCTCTCCCCTCAGGGGAGAGAGTTAGAGAGAGGGGTTCAAAAAGGGGATTTTCTCTAAGCGGACGCTTGCCCAACTTTAAAACATTTTTCCAACACCTCTGCCGCTGCCTCCTGTGTCATCTGAATTTCTTCTTTCTGATGTGCAGAGGATACGAATCCCGCTTCGTAGAGAGACGGCGCAAAATAGATGCCCTTGTTAAGCATGCCGTGATAAAAGCGTTTAAATAGTGCTTCATCAGATGCCGCAATGTCTTCATAGCCAAAGACCTGCGATGCTTCACTAAAGCAGAAACCGAACATTCCGCCCAGTGACGCTGAGCAAAATGGTATCTTTAATGATTCTGCCACTTCGGCCAAGGCCTGAACCAGGTTTTTTGTTGTTTGCCCAAGATTTTCAAAAAAGTCAGGCTTTTCTATTTCATTTAATGTAGCTAATCCCGCGGCCATTGCCAAAGGGTTGCCCGATAAAGTACCGGCCTGATAAACCTTCCCTTCTGGCGCAAGATGGCTCATAATCGAGGCCTTGCCGCCTACCGCGCCTACAGGCATCCCGCCGCCAATCACTTTGCCTAATGTCGTAATATCCGGGGCAATGCTGAAAACCGCCTGTGCACCGCCCAGTGCCACACGAAAACCAGTCATCACTTCATCAAAAATCAGAAGCGAGTTGTAATGATCGCAAAGTACGCGCAAACCCTCTAAAAATTCAGGACGAGGTAAAACAAATCCCATATTGCCGGCCACCGGCTCAAGAATTACCGCTGCAATATCATCGGCATAGGCCTCAAATAATTGCGCGGTAGACGCAAGATCATTGAAATCTACAGTCAGTGTGTGCTCAGTAATACTGGCTGGAATACCTGGGGTAGACGGAATCCCTAAAGTTAAAAGACCTGAACCGGCTTTGACAAGTAAACTATCACTATGACCATGATAGCATCCATTAAATTTAATGATTTTATTTTTTCCGGTAAATCCTCTGGCCAGGCGAATCGCAGTCATTGTCGCTTCAGTGCCGGAATTAACCATACGTATTTTTTCAATACGGGGCATTAACTGGATTATTTTTTCGGCAAGACGAATTTCCAACTCGGTAGGCGCACCAAAACTCATTCCATTATGAAGGGCAAAAGAAACCGCTTCAATTACCTTTGGATGACAATGCCCGAGAATCAATGGCCCCCAGGATCCCACATAATCGATATAATGCCGATTGTCTGCATCGATGAGATAAGCTCCCTTCCCCTGTTTAAAGAATATGGGCTCACCGCCAACTCCTCGAAATGCACGAACAGGAGAATTAACTCCACCGGGAATAATGGCCTGAGCTTCATTAAAAAGTTGTTGAGACTGACTCACGACGACTCCTTTGCCTAAGAAAGAGGGTCATTCTACCTTTTTTTAACCATTTGATCAAAAATAACCACTTCCTATACTTAACTGTAATTTACTTTACAAGACAAAATACAATCGTTAAATTACAGCTTTTTTAAGGTAGAGACTTTCATTTATGCAGGATTTCAAAAAATACATTTGTGTGATTTGTGGTTTTATTTACGATGAGCAGGAAGGCTGGCCCGAAGATGGCATTGAGCCAGGGACTCGCTGGGAAGATGTTCCCGAAAATTGGTTTTGTCCAGATTGCGGCGCAGGAAAAGAAGACTTTGAGATGGTTGAAATAGAGGAATAATTTCGTTTCTGCACCTCCCTCAAATTATTGCTATTCTTGTATAAGCAGGAATAGCAATACAGCCCAATTCACGGCAATGATGGAGAGGTGGTATGATGAACCAGCTAGAACAACTTAAACAGTATTCTGAAGTGGTTGCAGATACTGGGGATATCAAACTGTTAAATGAATTTCAAACGCGCGATGCAACAACCAACCCAAAACTGATTCTTGATGCCGCACTTAATCCGGATTATCAACGGACATTGAAAGAAGCCCTGTTCGAAGCTGAAAAAGATGACAATTCCGGCTACCCGCAAGCGATTCGCTTTGCAGCACGCTTCATTACCAAAATTGGAACACAACTTTTACAGGTAATTCCTGGCAGAATTTCCAGTGAACTGGATCCTCGTTTAAGCTTCAATACGGTTGAAACAATCAAGCGAGCTCAATATTTAATTTCTCTTTATGAAAAAAATGGAATTGCGCCGGAGCGCATTCTGATAAAAGTAGCAGCCACCTGGGAAGGGATTAAGGCAGCAGAAGAGTTGGAAAAGCAAGGGATTCATTGTAATTTAACTCTGGTGTTTTCCCTGGTGCAAGCAGCAGCCTGTGCACAGTCGAAAATAACACTTATCTCCCCTTTTGTGGGGCGCCTGAATGAATATTATTCCAATAATCATATCGAATCGAAACAATCCCCGGGGGCTGAGCTGGTACAATCGATAGTTGATTATTATAGTGTCCATGGAATTTCTACTGAAATTATGGCAGCCAGCTTCAGGAATAAAGAGCAGGTGCTTTCAGTTGCAGGCGTCAATTTATTAACCATTCCGCCAGATATTTTAAAAAACTTGATGCAAAGCGAAGAGATTGTGATTCGGAAAATCAATCCGCCAGCGTCAGGATTTCAAACGCCCCTGATTTCATTCTCCTCACGAGAGGAGTTTCTGCACGAGCTGGCCCGTAACAAGCCGGCTTATCATCTTTTGAAAGATGGCAATTTCAAATTTACCAAAGCATTCCTTAAACTGAGACAGGTTGCCTTCAACCAACTCAAACCTATGCTCCTGTTTTCAGTGTTAACTGAAAAGATAACGCAGTCGATGAAAATGTAGTTAAATGGATTAAGTAGAACTTCTTATTTATGAATTTTTCTTCGTTTGTGACGCGAGCGTCTTAACATATTTAGCAATTCTACGCTAATTGAAAAACCCATCGCAAAATATACATAAGCCCTGGGAACATGGAATGAGAAGCTGTCTGCGATAAGAACCGTACCTATTAAAATAAGAAAAGACAGGGCCAGCATTTTTATCGTCGGATGTTTATCGATGAAGCGGCTGACTGGTTCGCTGGCATAAATCATTACCAGAATAGCGCAGGTAATTGCAGCGGCCATAACCCAGAAGCGGTTAGTAAGGCCAATCGCAGTTAGAACACTATCCAGTGAAAACACCACATCCATAATTGCAACTTGTGTTACCACCGCTTTCATAGTGGTTTTCCTGGAGGGCTTATCAATCATAAGCGGGGGATCCTCTCCCACTTCATCATGAATTTCCTGTGTCGCCTTGACGATGAGAAACGCACCGCCCGCGAAAAGAAAAAGATCCCGTGCCGAGAAGGAAAACCTGGCAATTGAAAATAAGGGATGCTTAAGCTCTGCCAGCCATACGGCCGAGGCTAACAGGCATAAACGGGTCACCCAGGCAAATGTAAGCCCCCATCGTCTGGCGGCCTTACGCTGCTCCAAAGGCAGTTTTTCAGTAAGGATTGATAAAAAGATTAAATTGTCTATTCCTAGTACAATCTCTAATATAACCAATGCTATCAGACTAAATATGATATCCAGCATATCCATTTGTAATTCTCATGACTTGATCGAAATCAATTATTTATTGAGTTAAAAAAATGAATTTTCTCTTAAGAATAAGACTATGATTTTAATTAAACATAACCATTTCACTTTACTACATATCTTAGCTATAATAGACAGCGTTATACAATCTTTATTTAGGTGACTACAATAATTAAGTTAATAAAAAAGCTGTTGCGAAAATCCAGGGGAAAACATACTCCTATAGAAGCCAGCTTCATCATACCCCGCACACAGCATAATGTTTCAAAAACGGATATCAGCCCTAATGCCCTGAAGGTTTTAAACCGCCTTAATGGCGCTGGATTTCAAGCTTATCTTGTTGGCGGAAGCGTGCGTGATCTTCTTCTAGGTCAGGCTCCCAAAGACTTTGACGTGGCAACTAACGCCACACCCAACCAGATCAAAAGCTTATTTAGAAATGCCCGGATTATTGGTCGCCGCTTCAAATTAGTTCATATTATATTCCATCGCGATATTATCGAAGTAGCCACATTTCGCGGCAATCAGTCAATTGATGAAAGCCAGCAGGTTAATGAGCGCGGCATGCTTGTGCGTGATAATGTTTACGGTAGTCTGGATGAAGATGCCTGGCGGCGTGATTTTACCGTTAACTCGCTTTACTATAATATTGAAGATTCCTCCATTGTCGACTTCACTGGCGGAGTGGATGACATACATCGCAGACAATTGCGTATGATAGGAGATCCGCTCATTCGCTATCAGGAAGATCCGGTAAGGATGCTTCGTGCCATTCGTTTCAGCGCCAAACTTAATTTTGCTCTGGAAGAAGAAACGGCGAAACCCCTGACTAAAATGAGTTCGTTAATACGTCATGTGTCAAGCTCCAGATTATTTGATGAGATCACCAAGCTCTATCAATGCGGACAAGGTGAGGCCGTTCAGCGCTTGCTGATTGAGCATGGCTTATTTGCGGAGCTCTTCAGCCAAACCTCGCAATTGCTTCATTCCGAGTACCCGGTGAGTGCGCTATTAGGGATTGCTCTGGAAAGTACAGATACCCGAATACAAGGTAATAAACCGGTAACCCCTGCCTTTCTTTTTGCCGTATTGCTATGGTTTCCTCTGAAACAGCAGGCAGCGATTTATCAGCAAGCAGAAAATTTACCGCCTTTATCGGCACTGGAAAAAGCAATGAATCATGTGATTTTTGAACAGAATAAGGTCATTGCTATTCCCAAACGGTTTACTCAGGTTATTCGTGAAATCTGGCTTTTGCAATTTCGTTTTACCAAGCGGCATGGCGGAAGAGCGATTAATTTGTTGCAACATCCCCGATTCAGGGCAGCATTCGATTTTCTGGCATTAAGGGCGCTAGCTGGTGATGAATCCATGGAGCTTGCCCAATGGTGGACGAATTTTCAGGATGCAGACGAAACCAGACAGCATGAAATGATCACCGAAATATCTCCCCCACCGTCAAGAAAACCCAGACGCAGACAACGGAGCAAATCGGTTTCAGAATGATTTGCTATCTTGCGCTTGGAAGTAACCTGAAAAGTCCTGAAAGACAGATACGAACGGCAATTCAGGCTATTGCCTCGTTACCCAAGACCCAGGTACTCAAGACAGCCAGCCTGTATGAGAGTATTGCCTGGGGCAGAAAAATTCAGCCTTGTTTTTTTAATACAGTCATCAAGGTTAAAACACGGCTCCGGGCTTTAGATTTATTGAAACAATGCCAGCAAATTGAGAAAACACATGGCAGAATCCGACGAATACGCTGGGGTTCTCGTACCCTGGATATTGATATTTTGATTTTTGGTAAGCATTTCTCATGCCATCCACGGCTTCAGATCCCACATCCAAGATTGTTGGAGCGCGATTTTATGTTTCTTCCCTTATTAGAAATCTCACCGAAAATTCGACTACCCGACGGCAGTAAGGTATCAGATTCTATTGCAAAAAATCCAACCCAAACCTGTTTTACCATTTCTAAATAATTAAAGCAAAATGATCTGTTTGTTGACAATTCATCCATAAACTACCTAAAATAGCCGATTTTGAAGCAATACTCCGGTACTGAACACTATGCCCCGATTTTTAAATAATTCTCAGCAAATAATCAATCTTCTTAGCAAGGAATTTAATCTCGATTGCGCTGCTTATAAAAATATTAACTTTAAGGAAATGAAAAATTATAAGTACTTTTCACAAAAGAAACTTATAAACGCATCTCCTTCGGACTTCATTCCTACTGAAAAAGAAGTAAAGGACAACCCTCAACTACTCAAATTGATTACTTCTATCTTATTCAGTGATTGCTTTGACTTTCTTAACTTCAAAGAAAATATCTTTGTCAGTGCAGATTATTTCAAGAGCAAATTAATTGAAGTGCAGAATTATATCCAGGTCTGCCACTCACCCTTAAGCTCCGATGAAAAAGCGCTTAAGATCGACGCCATCGAATTCCTGATATGCCAAATGATTGGTTTACGATTGCTCAAGGAAATCAGGGAGAGAAAACTGGAACTCCCGTTTGAACCGATAAGCAGAAAAGACGCGGAAAAAGATTTGCAAGCTTTAAAAAATATTATGCCAAAGCTTGGTACAACAAAAAAACTGACCCTGTCTTTTAACGACAGTTTTCCACAAACTCTAATAGGAGCATCTACCTCAGCCCGCTATATGGATCCTTTCCGTTATGCAGTCAGCAATGGACAACGTGCCAAGACAAATGCCTATACCCCTTTAAGTGCCTGGGCTGCAGATAATCTGGCTTCATTTTTTTGTGGACAACTTCGCCAGACTGCAATGAAAGCCAGAAAAAATGCTCAGAAAGTACAAACTGCGGAGAGATCTCTCAATCTATCTGAAAATACATCATCAGATATGTATAATTTTTACAGGCTCGACATGCATCTTTCATGCTCGAAAATTAGATATGCACTTATAAGAAAATATGGTGTAAACCAGTATCATCCCTTATACGTAGGCTCACTTATTGATTTCCTGAAAAAAGAATACGGTTACTCAGTGGAAAGCTATCTCGATTTATGTATGGGATGGGGCGATCGGATGGCAGGTGCATTTGGTGCCTCCCCTTTGGGCCTAAAACGTTATGTTGGGACCGATCCGAACACTGAGTTGGTACCAGCCTATAACGAGATCATTGCAAACCATCAACCTGAAAACTTCCAAACCTTTACTTATGCGCTTCCTATGGAGGCTCTCACACCAGCTCAGTTATGTCCAGACGGCAAACCAAACCATATGATGTTAACCTCCCCTCCTTATTTCGATAAAGAGAACTATCCAGGCAAACAACAGTCACACAAACTGTATCCCAAATATGAGGACTGGTTCAAAAACTTTATGATACCATTAATTAGCCAGGCGCAGATGGGTTTGGAAGCGGGCGGCTTTATTGCCATTGAAATGGGAAGCGCCCTGGATAGATCAATCGATATACCAGGCGATATTGACACTTATCTCGGCAAATGTACGCAATTAGAAAAGCTCGGCAAGTTCGTTAATACCCGGTATCACAGCACCCCAACATTCCTGGTGAGATATCTTGGCTCATTTCCACTAGAAAAGCCGATTCCGGTGCAAATCTCAGAAAATTTAGAATTTATAAGAAATGAAACCTGCGTTGATGAGTTTGAGCATAAGAAATTAATGGCAGCATCTGCTTTGGCATTAATGTCTTCGGATTATTCTAATGAACCCCCTCTATTACCTGAAGATCCCTTTCAGGACGATGAGGTAATAGCAAGTGGTGTAGTTTTCAAAAGAGCTAATGACAGCGAAGATACTGATACTCTTAAAAAACAGAAAGCGAATGAAGATCAGTCACGATTAAAAAATGCAGTGCATCTTTCGAAATTTGGAATACATGCTTACAGAGTAGATTCATTTACCTCTCCCTTTGTGGAACCTGCAGTACAGGACATGAATTCACTAGATCAGGCTGATATTCAGCGACCAGGGTTTAACGTTTAAAAAAAGACTGTTTCAAATTAAGTGATTCTCACGAGGAAGTTGTCTATGTTTAGCATAAACCGTCTTTGTGAGCCTAGCGAAACAATCCAGATACTGACTTTATTCAAGCTTCCATCTGGATTGCTTCACGTTGTTCGCAAAGACGACAACTTAGCCTCGGTTTTATAAATATATCAGACCAGAACAAACCGGCCTGGATAAAGGTTGTTGTTTTTACTGAAAGAAACTACAATTAAGTTGATACCTGTTTTATGGATGAGGCGATCTTGTATAAAATAATTCTGCACGCGACGGACTTAAAAGAAAATCATAGAATTTACTGTCAACAGGCAGTGAAGTTAGCAAAGGCTTTTAATGCCGAGCTTCATTTTCTTCATGTCATCGAGCCCCCCAAGTCGCTTCAATTTGCACAAAGCCTGGGATTTGCTGAAATTGCCAAGCCATCCAAGGAAGATGCCCAAACAGTTATGGACCTACTATGCGAAAGTCTGGGTATACCGCCCGAACAGCAATACATTGAAATTGGCACAGCTTCTCAGCATATTTTGCAAAAAATTAAAGAATTAGGCTGCGATCTGGTTATCCTTGGCAGTCATAGCTCCAGCATTCCTGCATTTTTAGGAAGTACAGCCAATGCAGTCATGCATCATGCAAGTTGCGACGTGCTTACTCTTAGAAATACTGAAACTGGTTAATTATTTGCTGGATTATCCGAAATAAGGGAACCTTCGGCATAGTAATGATATTGAGAACCCGATAAATCATTATAGGTAATTCTGTGCAACTCATCATTTCTCCTTAATTCTATAAAAAAAGCAGGCGGACTATATACACCGCACCAAATTAGAATAGATGACTTCATCTCACAAGTATCAGATACATATGTCTTAAAAGGCGACTTGCCTCTGACAAGAAAAGGATAGCGGGATCCAGCGGGGTTGCGTTCGATCGTTAAAGTATACGTCTTACTTCCCTCCTGATTTATCCAGGTTTTAATGAAGGCATCACCACTCTCTCCCGATGATATGGCAAATACGCTATTGGAATTAAGCATTAGAATGGATAAGAGATAAAAAATAAATAACTTCTCAATACGCATAACTAGTCCCTTCTCTATCCAGATAATTGGGTGTTTTTTTATTGAAGAGCCTTTTCTATCATTGGAATAATTTTGAGATTTGCTTCTGGAAACTCAAAATCGTTTAGGTGATTAAGACTAACCCATTTCAGGCCAAGTTGGGACTCGTTACAAATCGCAACGCCTGAAAATCCAGAAACAATAAAGACCTGGAGTTGAACCAGCTTCTCTCCATACCAATGAATTACTTCTCCTAAGAAATCATAACTCTCTACAGCTAAACCAACTTCTTCATGAACTTCACGTACCAGCGCATCGGCTGCATTTTCTGAAGCCTCGACTTTCCCTCCGGGAAACTCCCAGGCCCCTGGATGCGGAACATGCAAGGGCCTTTGAGTAATGAGAATTTTCTGCAAGTGGTCAACAATGACTGCAACAACTACTTTCACGCAAGACTACCATGACAGCTTTTATATTTTTTACCAGAACCACAAGGGCAAGGCTCATTGCGGCCCACTTTTTGCTCTGTTCGGCGAAAAGTAGTTTGTCCTTCTTGCTGCTGGTCTTGTTCAGTTGATGACTCGTCTTCATGAATAAATTGCATTTTCTGAACCTGTTCAGAGCGGCGTTGCTCCTCGACCGCATTCACATCTTCTTCAGTCTGCACTTGAACAGAGGTAAGCAGACGAATAATATCGTATTTCAAATTGTCTAACATCATCGTAAACAAGGTGAAAGCCTCTCGTTTGTATTCCTGCTTCGGATCTTTCTGAGCATAACCCCGTAAGTGAATTCCCTGACGCAGGTGATCCATTGCTGCCAGGTGCTCACGCCATTGAGTATCCATCGTCTGGAGAATTACTGATTTCTCAAATTGTGCAAGCACTTCGCGTCCGGCAAGCTGCTCTTTTTCCTCATAGCGTTTCAAGCATAAATCAAAGATTCGATCCCTGATTTGTTCAGGTTGCAAAGAGTGATCGTTTTCAACCCAGCTTTCTACATCGGCTTTAATTTGAAAATCTTCCTGCAGAGTACTGGCTAAACCTTTTAAATCCCATTGATCTTCAAGGCTCTGGGGAGGAATATAATTATCAACCAGACCGAATATTACATCTTCGCGCATTGAATCGACAGTTTCCTTAGGATCACTCATTGCCATGATTTCAGCACGCTGGCTATAAATCACTTTACGCTGATTGTTTGCAACATTATCGTAGTCCAGTAATTGCTTACGCACATCAAAATGATGCCCTTCCAATTTACGCTGTGCATTTTCAATTGCTTTGGTAACCAGATTGTGTTCAATTGGCTCTCCAGGTTTCATTCCCAGACGGCGCATCATATTCGCCACACGCTCTGAAGCAAAGATACGCATTAAATTATCTTCCAGCGACAGATAAAAGCGGCTGCTGCCAGGATCCCCCTGACGACCTGCTCTCCCACGCAACTGATTATCAATACGGCGAGATTCGTGGCGCTCGGAACCAATAATTCGCAAGCCCCCTGCCTTTAATACCTCTTCATGACGCTTTTGCCATTCTTCTTTTACTTTCTGGCGATCAGCTTCTGAAGCATCGGCAGGCAATTCAGCCAGAGCGGCAGACAAGCTGCCTCCCAATACGATGTCAGTTCCCCGGCCCGCCATATTGGTAGCAATAGTCACTACACCAGGCCGACCCGCTTCAGCAATGATATGCGCTTCTTTTTCATGGAATTTTGCATTGAGCACCTGATGCTTGATTTTGGCCTTGTCCAGGAGGCGGCTAACCAGCTCAGAGGCTTCAATAGACGCCGTACCGACCAACACCGGCTGACGTCTGGTAATGCAATCACGAATATCTTCAATAATCGCTTCGTATTTATCTTTCTGAGTCAGATAAACCAGATCGGCCTGGTCCTGACGCTGCATCGTGCGATTGGTTGGGATGACAACTACTTCCAGGTTATAAATCTGCTGAAACTCATATGCCTCAGTATCCGCTGTACCGGTCATTCCAGCCAGCTTGTTATAAATACGGAAGAAGTTCTGGAAGGTAATAGACGCAAGCGTCTGATTTTCATGCTGGATAGCCACTCGTTCCTTGGCTTCAACAGCCTGATGCAGTCCTTCGGACCATCGACGGCCGGGCATGGTTCGTCCAGTGTGTTCGTCCACAATAACAACCTGATTGTCTTTGACGATATAATCGACATCACGATGAAACATGACATGCGCACGCAAGGACGCATTAACATGATGCATTAATATAATATTACTTGCATGATACAGACTTTCTCCTGGATTAAGTAAGCCTTCATTGGTCAATAATTCTTCAATAATCTGATGACCAGACTCAGTCAGATGCGCTTGTTTCTGCTTCTCATCTACAGTGTAATGGCCGCCATCACCCTCTTCCTCCTGCTTCTTAAGCTGGGGAATCAGTTTATTTACTTTCACATAAAGGTCAGAGCTACCCTCTGCAGCACCAGAAATAATTAAAGGCGTTCGCGCTTCGTCAATGAGGATGGAATCGACTTCGTCGACGATAGCAAAGTTAAGCTCTCTTTGAACCTTATCTGCCAGGCTGAATGCCATATTATCGCGCAGATAATCAAAACCAAATTCATTATTGGTTCCATAGACGATATCCGCTTTATACGCTTCCTGTTTTGCTGGATGAGCCATGTCGGGGGTAATGACGCCAACCGTTAAGCCCAGAAATTCGTAGATTGGCTTCATCCACTGGCTATCCCGCTTGGCGAGATAATCGTTTACAGTCACCACGTGGACACCTAACCCGCTAATCGCGTTTAGGTAAGCGGGCAATGTGGCTACAAGGGTTTTACCTTCACCAGTTCGCATCTCGGCAATATTCCCTTCATGCAGAACCATTCCCCCAATCAATTGCACATCAAAATGCCGCAAGCCCATTGTCCGTACAGAGACTTCCCTGACGACCGCAAATGCTTCAGCCAGCATTTCATCAAGCGACTCACCCTGCTCCAGGCGCGCTTTAAATTCTTTGGTTTTTGCTGCCAATTGCTCATCAGAGAGGCTTTGCATCATTGGCTCAAAACCATTGATAGCCAGCACAACCTTCTCCATGCGTCTCAAGGTCCGCTCATTCCGACTACCAAACATTTTTTTCATCAATGTATTTAGCATGGCCTAATAATCCCCTGTGATTTTTTGCACGTCAAAAGCGCTTAATTTACTAGAATTAAAGAAAAATTGCCATGAATAAGACTATTTCTATGTAAATTAAGCTCTCAAAACAAACTCCAGAC from Legionella quinlivanii encodes:
- the hemL gene encoding glutamate-1-semialdehyde 2,1-aminomutase, encoding MSQSQQLFNEAQAIIPGGVNSPVRAFRGVGGEPIFFKQGKGAYLIDADNRHYIDYVGSWGPLILGHCHPKVIEAVSFALHNGMSFGAPTELEIRLAEKIIQLMPRIEKIRMVNSGTEATMTAIRLARGFTGKNKIIKFNGCYHGHSDSLLVKAGSGLLTLGIPSTPGIPASITEHTLTVDFNDLASTAQLFEAYADDIAAVILEPVAGNMGFVLPRPEFLEGLRVLCDHYNSLLIFDEVMTGFRVALGGAQAVFSIAPDITTLGKVIGGGMPVGAVGGKASIMSHLAPEGKVYQAGTLSGNPLAMAAGLATLNEIEKPDFFENLGQTTKNLVQALAEVAESLKIPFCSASLGGMFGFCFSEASQVFGYEDIAASDEALFKRFYHGMLNKGIYFAPSLYEAGFVSSAHQKEEIQMTQEAAAEVLEKCFKVGQASA
- a CDS encoding rubredoxin, coding for MQDFKKYICVICGFIYDEQEGWPEDGIEPGTRWEDVPENWFCPDCGAGKEDFEMVEIEE
- the folK gene encoding 2-amino-4-hydroxy-6-hydroxymethyldihydropteridine diphosphokinase, translated to MICYLALGSNLKSPERQIRTAIQAIASLPKTQVLKTASLYESIAWGRKIQPCFFNTVIKVKTRLRALDLLKQCQQIEKTHGRIRRIRWGSRTLDIDILIFGKHFSCHPRLQIPHPRLLERDFMFLPLLEISPKIRLPDGSKVSDSIAKNPTQTCFTISK
- a CDS encoding TerC family protein: MDMLDIIFSLIALVILEIVLGIDNLIFLSILTEKLPLEQRKAARRWGLTFAWVTRLCLLASAVWLAELKHPLFSIARFSFSARDLFLFAGGAFLIVKATQEIHDEVGEDPPLMIDKPSRKTTMKAVVTQVAIMDVVFSLDSVLTAIGLTNRFWVMAAAITCAILVMIYASEPVSRFIDKHPTIKMLALSFLILIGTVLIADSFSFHVPRAYVYFAMGFSISVELLNMLRRSRHKRRKIHK
- the pcnB gene encoding polynucleotide adenylyltransferase PcnB, with translation MLRKSRGKHTPIEASFIIPRTQHNVSKTDISPNALKVLNRLNGAGFQAYLVGGSVRDLLLGQAPKDFDVATNATPNQIKSLFRNARIIGRRFKLVHIIFHRDIIEVATFRGNQSIDESQQVNERGMLVRDNVYGSLDEDAWRRDFTVNSLYYNIEDSSIVDFTGGVDDIHRRQLRMIGDPLIRYQEDPVRMLRAIRFSAKLNFALEEETAKPLTKMSSLIRHVSSSRLFDEITKLYQCGQGEAVQRLLIEHGLFAELFSQTSQLLHSEYPVSALLGIALESTDTRIQGNKPVTPAFLFAVLLWFPLKQQAAIYQQAENLPPLSALEKAMNHVIFEQNKVIAIPKRFTQVIREIWLLQFRFTKRHGGRAINLLQHPRFRAAFDFLALRALAGDESMELAQWWTNFQDADETRQHEMITEISPPPSRKPRRRQRSKSVSE
- a CDS encoding acetate/propionate family kinase, with amino-acid sequence MNILSINAGSSSIKYKAYTFTSKGHKLLLSGLIEGIGESSASWHHHFKNSSVSQEQLANHAEAFSLLSTRLKSDLAHHPLTRIGHRVVHGGTDLFEPTVITPQTLQQIKELSFLAPIHNPVNVIGIELAQQNFPDAVHVAVFDTGFHHQMPDHVYNYPIDMEVSKQFKIRRYGFHGINHEYVARRAAQFLDKPLNACNFISLHLGNGASACLIKRGMSADTTMGLTPLAGLVMGTRCGDIDPAIPLYLIDKGLSPKEVDHLLNKKSGLYGIGGDNDMRNLSSRFTKGDSKAKLAIHMYVYTIQKVIGSYLSQIEQLDALIFTGGVGENAVQIRKMILSPLKHFNFFIDEEKNSEKIDNCDNISDVGHNILVIRGDEEAMIAEKVFGLK
- a CDS encoding transaldolase family protein; protein product: MMNQLEQLKQYSEVVADTGDIKLLNEFQTRDATTNPKLILDAALNPDYQRTLKEALFEAEKDDNSGYPQAIRFAARFITKIGTQLLQVIPGRISSELDPRLSFNTVETIKRAQYLISLYEKNGIAPERILIKVAATWEGIKAAEELEKQGIHCNLTLVFSLVQAAACAQSKITLISPFVGRLNEYYSNNHIESKQSPGAELVQSIVDYYSVHGISTEIMAASFRNKEQVLSVAGVNLLTIPPDILKNLMQSEEIVIRKINPPASGFQTPLISFSSREEFLHELARNKPAYHLLKDGNFKFTKAFLKLRQVAFNQLKPMLLFSVLTEKITQSMKM
- a CDS encoding universal stress protein; translated protein: MYKIILHATDLKENHRIYCQQAVKLAKAFNAELHFLHVIEPPKSLQFAQSLGFAEIAKPSKEDAQTVMDLLCESLGIPPEQQYIEIGTASQHILQKIKELGCDLVILGSHSSSIPAFLGSTANAVMHHASCDVLTLRNTETG